GAAAACTTCACCATGTTGGTATGGACTCATTGTTCCAGGATCTAAGTTAATGTACGGATCGAACTTTTGAATTGTTACATTTAATCCTCTGTTTTTTAGTAGTCGCCCTAAAGATGCTGCAACAATCCCTTTACCAAGAGAAGAAACTACGCCACCTGTTACAAAAATATACTTTGTCATAATTGAGCCCCTTTCATTTTTAGCATTCGTATTTTATTTTTCCTTACAAAAAATTACAAAGCTAAACCTTTATAAAAAATTATTTAATAACATTTTGTATGCATGCTTTATTGTCATCCAAAATTGGGTTTTTTCATGCAAATTTTTAACACTTGAATCTAAAGGAACCATTTCATTTATTGTTTCATTACATTAAGTATTTGTAAAAAAACAAAGACGCCCCCTATTTAAAATAGGGAGCGTCAAAATATATTTCGTTCTTTTTAAAGAGCCCAATAAGAATTCTACTCATTCAGTAGTTAAAAGTCAAGAACTTATAGTTCTTCTTCCTCTTCAAATTCATCTAATTCTTCTTCTTCATCTTCTAGCTCTAAATCTTCATCATCTATTTCAAGGTCTTCATCATCTTCATCGATTTCTTCGTCATCAAACTCATCAGTTTCATCATCATCAACTAGATCTTCATCTAACTCGTCTAAATCAAGTTCTTCCTCTTCAAAATCATCATCTTCAGTTACGTCATAATCTTCGAACTCATCGTCTTCTTCCAATTGTTTACGTTTCTTCTTAGGTTTTGCAACAGGTAA
This genomic interval from Gottfriedia acidiceleris contains the following:
- the rpoE gene encoding DNA-directed RNA polymerase subunit delta, which codes for MSLKQYSEEQLKELSLIELAYETFSETKEPISFYDLVDQMATVLGVTREALLEKLPQFYTELNIDGRFVCLGENRWGLRAWYPYDQAEEEVLPVAKPKKKRKQLEEDDEFEDYDVTEDDDFEEEELDLDELDEDLVDDDETDEFDDEEIDEDDEDLEIDDEDLELEDEEEELDEFEEEEEL